In Runella sp. SP2, the genomic window AAATAACAAAAATATTCTTTATGAAAGTACGGCCTGCGGCGCTTATTATTGAAAATAACCATTTGCTTTTGCTGCGTTACAACTACAGTGGCAACGACGTATTTGCTTTGCCAGGCGGTAATCCCGACCGTGGGGAAGCTCTCCCACAAACGATTGAACGCGAACTAAGCGAAGAGTTAGGAATTGAGGTAGAAGTTCAGGGAATGCTTTTTTCGGGCGAGGTGCTGTTGTCACACCAAAAAGACGATGTACTTCATGTGATTTTTGGAGCACAAATCATCGGAGGAATCCCGCGACTCAACCCCAATGAGACGACAGCCCTGGAAATTTGTTGGAAGCCTGTGAATGTGCTACACCAATTAAACCTCTATCCCAACGTTGGGCAATACATTCAGGATGGGTTACTAGGCAGTCCGCCCCATCCCTACATCGGGCAAATCAATCAACCTTTTTTTAGTTAACAACGACCCTCCAAGCATTCCTAACAAGCTTGCGGCTGTTCCGTAGAGAATGGCAGGAAACGTTGTGTGCCACACAAATGCGCACAA contains:
- a CDS encoding NUDIX domain-containing protein yields the protein MKVRPAALIIENNHLLLLRYNYSGNDVFALPGGNPDRGEALPQTIERELSEELGIEVEVQGMLFSGEVLLSHQKDDVLHVIFGAQIIGGIPRLNPNETTALEICWKPVNVLHQLNLYPNVGQYIQDGLLGSPPHPYIGQINQPFFS